The genome window ttttttttatgatgataggattattattattattattattatttatgttgATAGAGGATGGAGGAGGATTCGATGATCATACCATCTTTAATTCCTTATATTCTTTGATTATATTAATTTGATCAAAATTATGTGTGGGTCCCATCTAGTTCTCGACCGAGATTGGTCTCTCGTTTTGCTGTTCGGTGTCCGACAGGCGGGCAGAGGCGGGTTTCGGTGCATGCACCGAACGCACGGAGGGCACTTGGAATCTTCCTGGTGGGGCCGACAGGGACCACCGCCGTTGTTTGGTATCATTGGGAACCCACCTTCTAATAATACCCACTACGATGGAAGTAGAATACCTGTGCGCCCACCTCTTTCCTTCACCACCCTCTCTCTCCTCGCCTCTATCTCTCTCCTGCTCCTCCCCTATATTACGATCCAGCCTGGTATCGACGCTCTTCCCGTCCCGTGTAGCAAAGCCGGAACCATCTGTACCCTTTGTCTTTCTATTGTCTCACCGTCATTGATTCGATTCGGAGGCACCGGTCGTAACGGATTTGACTTTGTTCTTGTTGTTCTTCCCCAAAGGTGAGATTTGTTTACCCTTATTTTTGTCTGTGTTTAGGAAAACTTTGTTGTCTGTGGAGGATTGCTGCGATTTCGTATGCTCGTGGTTGATTTGATCTTCTTCTTGCTGTTCTTCTCCAAAGCTGATATTTTTTTTGCCATATTTTTGTTTGTGTTTAAGAAAACTGTGTTCTTTGTGGAGGATTGCTTGCGATTTTGTTTGTTCGTGGTTGATTTGATCTTCTTCTTGCCGTTCTTCTCCAAAGGTGAGATTTTTTTTTGCGATATTTTTTGTTTGTGTTTAAGAAAATTGTGTTCTTTGTGAAGGATTGCGTGCGATTGCCTTTTTTTTCTGGTTGATTTGATCTTCTTCCTGATGTTCTTCTGCAaaggttagatttttttttttccttttccttggtTGTGTTTATGAGAATTGTGTTATTTGTGGCGAATTGCGTGCGATTTCGTGGTTGATTTGatcttcttcttgttgttgttcttcttcttccccaaAGGTGCGGTTCCTTTCGGTTGTGTTTATGAGAACTGTGTTCTTCGTGGAGGATCGGGTGTGATTTCGTGTGTTTGTGGTCTCGGGTTGTTGTTCTCTTGCTTGTTCTTGCACCGGAGGAAATCGGATTTCGTTGATTCTTATGCCAAAGAGTTTAATTCGTTTGATTTGCTGCCTTCAGATCGACCGAGAAGACAAGAGGATGGCGGAGGAGCAACGATGCCAGGAGGGCCACCGCCTCTGCGCTAACAACTGTGGATTCCTCGGGAGCCCTGCGACGCTCAACCTCTGCCCCAAATGCTACCGCGACCACCGCCTTAAGGAGGAGCAGCAGCGGCAGGACGCCTCGCACGCGGCTAACGTAGCCGCCGCCGAGAAACCCCCCCACGCCTCCTCCTCGGCCTCGGTCGTGGCGTCCCCGGCCGGGAACGCGAGAGGGCCCCCGGCGCTGGCCTCTCCGGCggtcgcggcggcggcggcgggaccGAGCCGGTGCGCGATGTGCCGGAAGAGGGTGAGCCTGACGGGGTTCCGGTGCCGGTGCGGGGCCACCCACTGCGGGGCACACCGGCACGCGGAGCAGCACAGCTGCACCTTCGACTTCAAGGCGGCCGGTCGGGAGGCCATCGCCCGCGCCAACCCCGTCGTCAAGGCCGACAAGCTCAACAGGATCTGAAGAATCCCCACCCTCCGTTTCTCCCTGCTCCCCCTCGATCGACAGCCCAGATCCTCCCGGGACGGTAACCCCCTCCCGTGCTTGACGCCCTTGCGATGTGACCTTTGCTGGTTATGTTTGGCTGCTCccaatcttttctttttcctttttctctatttattttcttttttttttcctcgttgtagtctggagaaatatggcttattaatattattatcgtAGTTtctctcaaataataataataataataataataataagctggGAAATGGTACGTGGACGTGGTCGTCTCCGTGTATTGGGGTTGGCACGGAGAGTGAGTCATGACTCGGTCAATTAGAAGTGGACTCACTCAACGCGGACCACGTGAGTGGCCGTAGTAGATCCCGTACAAGCGAGGAGGCCCTCGAGATGGTTGCAGTCCAAGGCAACGTTGTTGGTAGCATACAATGCAATGCATTTGGAAGGACGGAATACCTGAACGGCTATGCAACCGTTCGGTGAGGGGATCGAAAACAATGGCTATGAAATCAAATCAATCAATTTATAGACTTAAATCGATGGATCAATAAATTGATGTGGACACCAACGTGGAGACCGGTTGAAAGGATTATAATATTTAATCGAgtaaaataaatacaaaattcaagatttgtgctttccttttatagtttctaacaatttttatatttattggtTTAAATATAAGCTTAACAGGTAGATTATCTTAGGCAGCTACTTGTCCACACTAAAAGTATATATAAATTCTGATTTAATGTTTCATCTCTCGTAAAATCTTAGTCACTGATAGGGTAAAATTGTTCTTTCAAACTATAAATAGTTgagtttttttctctctcttctctttgaaCTCTCGATCATTCCACTCGACAACCATCTTGTACGAGAATCTAAGATTGAGGGCATCTATTCGGGTTCGGGTGATCGAGAGCTCACATGTTTTAGTACAATCTCACGGATCTAACTCCAGCATAGCTCTCAATCGATCAGATCAACCTACTTCTATGTCAACAAGTCTAAAATTATTGTAATCAAGATGGAGATTAATATGATTTCACTAAATTGTCACTTGGAATACCTACTCCCCCTTGTCAAATTGTTGGGCCTCTCCTAAGCAATTGCAAGTCAACAGTGTTCGCACACATTTATGATTGAGTTGCATGTATTCCCTAACAAACAGTTCCTTCTGATGGCCGAATTTCTATATTATATGGTGACTTAATTCAAATATGACAAGCCGGTTTAAGTTGGATGATCGCCAACTATttgacctcctcttcctccattgtTTTTAATGCGGAAAGATATTATTACCTCGTCTTCCTCCTTGGATGTAGAACTTGGCACCTAGTTTTCTTTTGTGGTCGCTCGCAGATCTCGTAGATTTGGGTGGCAAAGGACTTACAGCTTTTACAAACAGGTAAGCCGTCAGTTTGTTGAGGTGCAGACCACACGGTACAAAAGGAGCTACCGCCGGTGATAAGGTCCATGTGACTCTGCTCCCTCCGACTTCATTCAACTCGGACTTAATTGGTACAGAGATCTGTTCTACAGTCACACCCAGCTTCCAGATGACTTCTTTTCCAGTTTGCCATCATCATGTATTTAACGCGGTGGGCTCGATCCAAGAAAATTAACGCGGGCAGGAATTGAATACTCCAACCTGTTCATCATCATGTATCAGTCCAGTTTGACTCCCAGACAGCAACtcaagacaagaagaagaagggggcACTGCGTTGCTTATGATGGGTAGGCCATGTGAGGCATGCAGTAAGTAGCATGAACTCGATGGCACCTGCAGGTGTCTGACCATGCAATCCTACCTTTTGCATGATAAGATCGTGTTCCTCCTTCCACAGCCTCATTCTATCACGCCAAGTGGGACGCACGCAGTTCTGTGACACGCAGTTTTGCAGTTTCCATTCCGAGTTGTCCTGGTAAATCTAGAGGGAGTTCCTCCTCATGCTCTCATCCTATTAGCAATGCCAGATTCACGCCTGCAACGAGAGCACAAACCAATGAGAAGGTGGTGAATGTTAGTATCTCGAAGGAAGGAAGAAACGAAGACAGGTGAGGGGAAGGTGGTGAATGAAACAAGAAGAGGCATCGATGCGATCATGGGGAAAAAAACAAAAGCGCATCGATGGCGGGGAAGGGGGAAGGGgtcggtgatgatgatgatgggagGGGTGGGGGAGGAGGGAGGAAGGGGACGCCATCATTGCGAATCTCTGgggccatcatcatcatcatctcgcaTGATGCCTTCCCGGTGAGCCATCCCCAGATATCACGTGACGCCACCCtctgcctcctcctccccctctcggCCGCCTTCACCTCCCTCCCTGCTTGCTTACGTCGCCACATGCATGAATCCTGTgagtgcagagagagagagagagagaagatgtcTCACCTTTTCTGCTCCTGGGCACTATAAATAACGGCACACTCCCGCTGCATTCCATCTCCTCCCGCTGCCTCACTTGGTTCTTCTCATCCAAGGTGATCATTCTGCAAGAGAAATCAGACGTCTTCCAGCAGTGGCTTCGGATTCACATCCGCATATGCTTGCTTTTTTCTTTCACTTGCATGCCTCTGATTGTGATGCTTCCGGGGTACTGTTCCTGCAGGCAAATCATGGAGAGGCTCAACACCAAGCTGTACTTGCAGAACTGCAACATCATGAAGGAGAACGAGAGGCTGAGAAAGAAGGCGCAGCTTCTCAACCAGGAGAACCAGGCGCTCTTGTCTGAACTCAAGCAGAAGCTAGCCAAATCCAGTTCCAGCTCCAACCCCAGTGCCAATACCCCTGAGCTCAACATTCCCCCTTCGTCATCCATGGCCTCCAACGGAAGCAATCGCTCATCTTAGTATAAAGATCTCTGCTACAggacacctttttttttttgggattttggtGTTTCTAGGCCATGGATCCAATGTAGCTGGATCGATTTGGCCAAGAGGCAATATAGGGCAGCAACATGTATTATGGTCTTCTCTAAAATTTGGCTTGAACATGAAACCTctctttttgtttgatatcttatcGACAGACTTAAAACCTTCCTCATGAATCAATTGTGCAAGATAATCCTTTCTAAACATATAGATAAAACCTAAGCTTGTTGATTTGCTATGCTTATATTTCTTTTtctgcaataaaaaaaaaatcacaggtACGAAGTTCTGTCTACGGTTTCCTCCATTGTTTCCATTCCATGCAAAATTCTTCTCAACCTTCCATCTTTAATTTGTTTTGCCTCACTGTTTTAGATCTACACAAGCTTTAATCAAAATCCATGTGCCAGTAGACAAAGAGTCCATTGTACTGAGAGTATCAAACAACATCAATAAACTAATCCTTGCCTTGCTAAATCAACAGTTCAACAATTTCATGTCAAGAGCCATATTAGCCAAACCAGTACAGGCATAATTCAGAGAATAAGAACTGCAATTGTAAATGTGCATCAGCAGGAGTTTTGACTGTTTGAGACTATATAAAAATAGTATGGCATTGTCAGAAGATGGCATTGTCAAAAGATATCTCCAATCTAATTTGAATATTATGATGAGCATCAATTGACTTATGTTAAGAGCCAAGACAGCCCTACACTGGATTCATCACTAGCAGAGAGCCTTTAGCCTTGTGTTATCATTGCTGTCTTTTATGAATGGATCCCAAAAAGGAGGGCGAGTCTTGTCTCTGAGATGATGTCTGGGATATAAAATGCTGATAATGATGACGGATCAAAGACAGATGTCAAATGAGATTGATTCAGATGCTGTTCTTAAAATCCAACAAAGACCATAAGTTCAAAAGATGAGAAATCAAAGAGAGGAAGGTCGACCACCACAAGATCACAGCAACGGGAGACATGACATTTGGTCAGTGCGTATTAAAGACGTTGACCATCTTCCATCATCACGTCATATGCACTCCAGTTTACAAAGTCCCATCAGACGTCCCATTTGTGACAGTACGCAATCATGTCAGGGAACAAACAAAACGCTACTAATTTAAATGATGAAGCTATAGGAGAAAACGCCAGTATCAAATACTTCCTCCTTCAAGCATAGTTGCGATTGATCTAAAGTTGATAAAGCCATGAATCCTTGCTTCAAGCAAGCTAGAATAACACAAGCATGGTGGGATTGATCTAAAGTTGATAAAGCCAGATTTGCATACTGTAATTTGTATTTAGTTAGATGTTGTGAGGATCAAAGTGGGAACAAAATATTGCTTAAGTTCTTTCAGGTGTAAATTAATGTATCGTGTTGGTAGAATTGGTAATCCAATTCATTGTCCATTTTGACTAAATGATATATTACTAGCATAAGTTCCAACACATAATCTGTTTGTATAATTACTTCAAATCACAAATTTACTTGCAGTATTAGAAGAGTCTAAATACATGGAGACATACTGCAAATGACTTTCTTACAGACAATCCAACACTTGTAAATCCACTACTTATTACGGAATGATTCATAGTTTTCCATGTATTTTGTTCAGTAGTATGAGCAAAAAATTTAGGGGAAAAATGGCAAATTGGAACTAGCAATTGTTGGGACATTCACTTGTCTATGCCAGCATCAACATATGATCAAGAACATAGcaattcaatcatcactataagtaCTAAATTGAGTGCAATTCTAAACCTGTAAGATCTTTTACAATGAGAATAATGGCGATGAAGGTAAATCCAGAACTACGAGAAAACATGCTTATAAGATAGGTAGCTAGAAGATAGCAAAGTTATATGTATTAAAACTTGAGACTAAAGAGCAGAAAGTGTGAATCCATTTTACCTGGTTAATTGACTTTTGAGTTAGAATCACCATCACAGTGTACTTGGAAAGTTCTTCCTTCATGTCaaacaagaaaaaatatatattaataatcaaTACACGAACAAATTAAAtgataaagaaaagaaagatgcaAACAAATCACTATGTCGAGTCAACATGCAGGAATATAAGCAATCACAAGAACAAGCAGGCCTGATCTGTGAGGAACGAAAACACTCTTGGAATAACTTAATGCAAATTACCTCTGACTATATGTAGTTATCACAAAAAAAATTTAACCAGATAGAAATGTGTAAATAACATAAATGGTCTTTCATGCGTTCTTGAATGAATTAGAAGAAAGAAACCCATAATGGAAGTTCACATTCCTGAACCTCAGCATGAGCATTAACTGGTAACTAAGTTGATTGATTAATCACAATACTAGAATGGTTGAATTTAAGATAAGCAATGTGAATCAGAAACACATTGGCGGTATGACAGATAGCAAAAAATAACCAAAAGCAGAAACACATTGGCGGTATGACAGATAGCAAAAAATACAATGTGCATCAGCTTGCCACATTCGTTCTTTGGTAAGATGGTGTATAAACAGGCAGTGTGTAGCCCTCCCTGTGTTGAAATGAAAGGACCATATATAGCAAGCCACAATAATTATTAGTGAAGGTAAGAAACAAAATATTAAGCTAGGACATGTGCAACACTTAATAGTAAAATAAAAGAGAATAGGATGCTCTTTCACTGAAACATTTAGGATCTTTATCATTATTTATCAGCAGTTTAAAGCACTTAGTAGGAGTCACTACGCATAGAAAGAAGAGAAGCTTTCAACTTCAAAACATAGGCATAAATCCAATAGGACAAAGTAGAGATATGGGCTTTCAAGGGCTGGTGAAGATGATTTCTTGAGAGTATAGGCACTTCATTTATTTGTATGGAGACTAAATATTTTCTAATGATACCTTGGAATTCAACAATGGATAAAGATCCATTGAGCCGATCCCAAATAGCTAAGAATTATGGCTTGTTGTTATCGTTGGACCTCGGAATTCAAGATTCCAACCAAAAATTCCGATCAATATCAGGTTGTCTTCGGTGCTTAGACCTCTCAGCATTTCTTTTGTAACCATTATCTCCACTCTGCAAGGAACTTTTCCTGCCATGGTTACCCTCCCTGTTGAACAAGCCTCTGGTAGGTCGCAGTGTCATCGTCTCTGTTACGGACCTGCTATTGGCACTGCTGCATTTTCCATTAACCGATCTTAACCATTTCTCCCTTGCCAGACGTCAACATTCAAACTAAATGAATCCCCAAATCGTTGGCTGATGCCATTTCTATGGTTTCTTGTACTAACATTTGCTATACAACCAGCTTCTCCATCTTCCATCTTCAAGTCCTTGGAAATTAGCCGTCGCTTCGTCACTTTATTCCGGCCAAATCGATCTGGAACTCTTTGCCTCCGCGCCTCGCCCCGTCAGAGTAGCTGTCCATCCTTCGGCAGGCATCCATGGTGACATGATCCCGTCCAGAAATCCTCCAATCTTCCCTTGCGTAATAATCTTGACGATTAGGGTTTTGCCAAGATTTTCAACTCTTTGAGGTAAGGGTCGAATGTTGATCAATTTGATCACTCGCTGCACCCAGATTCTTTCTCTTCCACATCTATAGCctcggacgacgacgacgaactATGACTCTCTCCACCACTCGATGTTTCCTTCTTGACCACCACATCCTCCTGCCATCCTATAATATCCTGCGTCCTGCTCCGGTGCTCGGGCGATGCCCGTAGGGAAGAGCCGTCCCGGACGTTGCACATGTCGCAGCCGCCGGGTCGCTGAGAGCGATCGGGTGGAGCTTCGAGCTGCTCGTCGGCGATGACGGTGGCGAGGCTGGAGGCACGGTCCAACTCGGAGGCGCGGTCCAGAGCTCGGCCCTCTTGCCGATCTCGTATATCCGCGATGGCGGCAGCCGCGGGCCTCGAGAAGTTGTTTCGCCGTCTTCGCCTGCATCCACTCCCAAAGCAGAATTCCGTCTTCTTACTTTTGAGCAGTGATTAGCGAAGTGACACGCTTCCCACATGTTCCGATGATAAACAGGGATTCTTCCCAGAATCTGTAAGTAATCGCTCGTCAACCTTTGAACTCTCTCTACTTCAAAGGAGAATTCAATTTTGTGGCACATTCTCTTCCATGCCGCAGTGTATCAACAGATCCATTTCCATAACTAATTTTCTTACAGTCGATGCATCAAACTGTGCACAATATTGTTTGCTTTGCTTCACTTGGCATCCTGGTTTCATTTGGAATCCTGACGAGTTGTTTTCTTACCAAGTTTGagattcaaaaaaaagaaaagaattgagATCATTTATATAAGAGAGATTAGCATCGATTTATATAGAATTGCCATCAGTGTAAGATCAGATCGACATCATGTCGATCAATTCCAGCCAATTACATACAAGGTACAGTGCATCAGTTAC of Musa acuminata AAA Group cultivar baxijiao chromosome BXJ2-3, Cavendish_Baxijiao_AAA, whole genome shotgun sequence contains these proteins:
- the LOC135586504 gene encoding zinc finger A20 and AN1 domain-containing stress-associated protein 5-like, encoding MAEEQRCQEGHRLCANNCGFLGSPATLNLCPKCYRDHRLKEEQQRQDASHAANVAAAEKPPHASSSASVVASPAGNARGPPALASPAVAAAAAGPSRCAMCRKRVSLTGFRCRCGATHCGAHRHAEQHSCTFDFKAAGREAIARANPVVKADKLNRI